The Meiothermus ruber DSM 1279 genome includes the window GCCTGAAGGAGGCCTTCCACAAGCGAGGTTTTCACGAACTCAGGGACTACTACGACATTCGGCTGCCAGGCCAGGAGGAGCCGGTGGTTCGCGGAGCCTACAAGCAGATAGATTTCTTCAAAGAACGGGTTCTCGTCGAGGCTCAGTTTGGGAAATACGCATTTATGTTCTACGACATGGCTAAGTTTCAGTACTTCTTCAACGAAACCAGGGCCGATGTGGGGGTCGAAATTGTACCGGCTTATGCGCTGCACAAGGAAATGTCCTCGGGCGTGGCTTACGGTGAGCAGCTCATCTACGATATCGAGCGGCTAAAACGACACTTTCCCGCCGTGCCCGTTCACATCATTCTGATTGATGCGGGCTGATTTATTGTCATAGGCGCGCCTCTTTCACAACAAAGCCAGTAGCGGTAGGCTTACCCCTATGGAAACCGTGCGTGTGGCCCTGATGGGGGGCGGAACAGTCGGGAGCGCTTTTGCACAGCTTTTGCCCGCGCACCAAGCCCGCTTTAGTGCGCTGGGCGTCAAGGTCGAGCTGGCTCGAGTGCTGGTGCGCGATATAGAGAAAAGCCGCCCTGGCATTCCCTCGAGGCTCCTGACCAACAACCCCAAAGGTTTTCTTGACGATGTGGACGTGCTGGTGGAGGTGGCCGGGGGCACCACCACCGCCGGCGACCTGGTCTTGCAGGCCCTGGAGATGGGCCTGCCGGTGGTCACGGCCAACAAAGCCCTGCTGGCCGAGCGCTGGGACGAGCTGCGCGAATACGCCGAGCAGGGCGACCTGCATTACGAGGCCAGCGTGATGGCCGGAACACCCATCATCGGGGCCTTGCAAAGCCTGTGGGGCAACCAGACCCTGGAGATGCACGGCATTGTCAACGGCACCTGCAGCTACCTCATCCGGCGCATGGAAGAAGGCGCTAGCTACGAACAGGCCTTCAAGGAAGCGGGCGACCTGGGCTACCTCGAGGCCGACCCCAACCTGGACGTGGGCGGCATTGACTCAGCCCACAAGATTTGCGTGCTGGGGCGGCTCACGGTAGACCCTGGGCTCTCCTGGGAAAAGGTCTTGCGGCGCACTCGAGGCATCCAGCACCTCACCCCGGAGCTGCTCCGGCAAGCCCGGGCCGAAGGCTACGCCATCAAGCTGGTGGCCAGCCTCTACCCCGAAAACGGCGAATGGGTGGCGGCGGTACGCCCGGTGCGCCTGCCCGCGTCGCACCCGCTGGTCACCATGGGCAGTGGGCGCAACGCCATGGTCTACCGGGGCGAGCCGGTCGGGCAGTT containing:
- a CDS encoding homoserine dehydrogenase, with the protein product METVRVALMGGGTVGSAFAQLLPAHQARFSALGVKVELARVLVRDIEKSRPGIPSRLLTNNPKGFLDDVDVLVEVAGGTTTAGDLVLQALEMGLPVVTANKALLAERWDELREYAEQGDLHYEASVMAGTPIIGALQSLWGNQTLEMHGIVNGTCSYLIRRMEEGASYEQAFKEAGDLGYLEADPNLDVGGIDSAHKICVLGRLTVDPGLSWEKVLRRTRGIQHLTPELLRQARAEGYAIKLVASLYPENGEWVAAVRPVRLPASHPLVTMGSGRNAMVYRGEPVGQLVFAGAGAGGGVTASAVLGDLYRVLLGTPGHLPIPSATPLPQQAVEQLEEV
- a CDS encoding BglII/BstYI family type II restriction endonuclease gives rise to the protein MRIVYEYSHLGGREILQVRFPTVLEEIYAVIKEVSAVRGKKSKEKTKLGKELYAPKIINQRLKEAFHKRGFHELRDYYDIRLPGQEEPVVRGAYKQIDFFKERVLVEAQFGKYAFMFYDMAKFQYFFNETRADVGVEIVPAYALHKEMSSGVAYGEQLIYDIERLKRHFPAVPVHIILIDAG